A genomic region of Dreissena polymorpha isolate Duluth1 chromosome 4, UMN_Dpol_1.0, whole genome shotgun sequence contains the following coding sequences:
- the LOC127879227 gene encoding fucose-1-phosphate guanylyltransferase-like gives METYFSEVISSYARIRGKHKKDFSIPFWDVIVLTAMDDEQKAVYDKQLKYKYEREELPFDVPIHVTADPPGPKIGNGGSTFVSLQFLYDLYSERLFDFRVLLIHAGGQSQRMPSASVLGKIFSPIPKGKHSMYEMLDIKLATFCPLIPKMCPGIFVTCADDFLVYTLGNNHEGIEFASEGFTALAHPSTLEVGVGHGVYVFDKVDLIDPRIPLQRCNCHRVLQKPSIEIMIKNGAVLENENMNFAEGIKIEGKAAYTDSSFFFAHDVTKLMLNFLKSNGPIQGEIDAYGDFLQALGPGSTNEYTSNMANVSACTPKLKETRDCIYTLLKGTPLVLMVMNASKFIHIGTTKEYIEHFCCDAEFQEELGLGKDVFNMWAEWPSGDKLNERCHGDEAPPIKKFRLSDTSLGCVMHSRLPLSSFVARTAVVEYCKFLIPVTVGQNCILSNCEFTSLSASEMKHLGISDEDLPKECISIPPNVFMHTVPVQLCNETQFVTVFFDLKENLKKSTNSDDIQNLPFLGKVISDFARVTNANILSDAPDLSDGKSKVNLWFSSLFPAAATPSQSFILALFCINALKTDDDSVVSLEGKSLFSMASLLKTKDVHEMLKKRNDLYQDIKHGFC, from the exons ATGGAGACATATTTTTCAGAAGTTATTTCTTCCTATGCCAGAATACGAG GCAAACACAAAAAGGACTTCAGCATACCATTCTGGGATGTGATAGTTCTCACTGCAATGGATGATGAACAAAAAGCAGTCTATGATAAGCAGCTGAAGTACAAATACGAGAGAGAGGAGTTACCATTTGATGTGCCGATACATGTCACTGCCGACCCACCAGGTCCAAAAATAG GTAACGGTGGATCAACATTTGTCAGTCTTCAGTTCCTATATGACCTCTACAGTGAGAGACTGTTTGACTTTCGGGTGCTACTTATTCATGCCGGTGGGCAAAGCCAGAGGATGCCAAGCGCAAGTGTACTGGGAAAAATATTCTCTCCAATACCTAAGGGCAAACATTCAATGTATGAAATGCTAGATATAAAACTGGCAACATTTTGTCCATTAATTCCCAAAATGTGCCCAGGGATTTTCGTGACTTGCGCCGATGATTTCCTGGTTTATACACTTGGAAACAACCATGAAGGCATTGAGTTTGCCTCAGAAGGTTTCACAGCACTTGCGCATCCTTCAACATTAGAGGTAGGCGTCGGACATGGAGTGTATGTGTTTGATAAAGTCGACCTCATAGATCCGAGAATTCCACTGCAGCGCTGTAACTGCCATCGTGTATTACAGAAACCCAGCATAgaaataatgattaaaaatggCGCAGTTTTGGAAAATGAGAATATGAACTTTGCTGAAGGAATTAAAATTGAGGGAAAGGCTGCTTACACCGATAGTTCATTTTTCTTTGCCCATGATGTAACAAAATTGATGTTGAACTTTCTTAAATCCAATGGCCCCATCCAAGGGGAAATTGATGCCTATGGGGATTTCTTACAGGCTCTGGGACCAGGTTCCACAAATGAGTACACAAgcaatatggcaaacgtcagcgCTTGCACTCCAAAGCTGAAGGAAACAAGAGACTGCATATACACGCTTCTGAAAGGAACCCCATTAGTGTTAATGGTCATGAATGCATCTAAGTTCATCCACATTGGTACAACCAAAGAATACATTGAACACTTCTGCTGTGATGCCGAATTTCAAGAAGAACTGGGCCTTGGGAAAGATGTGTTTAATATGTGGGCAGAATGGCCGAGTGGAGACAAACTCAATGAAAGATGTCACGGTGATGAAGCTCCACCAATCAAGAAGTTCAGATTGTCTGACACATCTTTAGGTTGTGTAATGCATAGCCGACTTCCACTAAGCTCCTTTGTTGCTCGCACAGCTGTTGTCGAGTACTGCAAGTTTCTTATTCCAGTAACAGTAGGACAAAACTGTATTCTTAGCAACTGTGAGTTCACTTCTCTAAGTGCATCAGAAATGAAACACTTAGGAATTTCAGACGAGGATTTGCCTAAGGAGTGTATATCTATCCCTCCCAATGTGTTCATGCACACTGTACCTGTACAGCTTTGTAATGAAACTCAGTTTGTGACAGTCTTCTTTGATTTAAAAGAGAACTTGAAGAAATCCACTAACAGTGATGACATACAAAATCTGCCATTTCTTGGAAAGGTGATCAGTGACTTTGCTCGAGTGACAAATGCTAACATTTTAAGTGATGCTCCTGACTTGAGTGATGGTAAATCCAAAGTAAATTTGTGGTTCTCCAGCCTGTTTCCAGCTGCCGCCACACCTAGCCAGTCTTTTATTTTGGCGCTATTTTGCATAAACGCACTGAAAACAGATGATGATTCAGTAGTTTCCTTGGAGGGCAAATCTCTCTTCTCCATGGCATCTTTGCTGAAGACCAAAGATGTTCATGAAATGCTGAAAAAAAGGAATGATCTTTACCAAGATATTAAGCACGGATTCTGTTGA